A genomic stretch from Sulfurihydrogenibium azorense Az-Fu1 includes:
- the hisC gene encoding histidinol-phosphate transaminase, with the protein MYLKRLENLKAYKTETTPCKVKLSSNESPFDLSDELKERIKEEIVKINFQRYPDPHAKELKEALSDFISSEEGVEVSPENLVLGNGSDEIIHLLITVIGDLKNPVMYPVPTFPMYQVSSDVVGRPKAEFFLDDNFQLTEESIEEGLKQNPHIAFFASPNNPTGNSFDKNLIMKVIEKGIFTVIDEAYIHFSDKENFLKQALEYENVVVLRTMSKVGLASIRLGYMIGKKEVAAAIDKARLPFNITYPTQVIGKVVLTQGRQELKNQIENVKRERERVINEVSKISAVKVYPSDANFFLMKTPDANKTHQELIKRGVLTRNMSHLPKMENCIRVSIGKKEENDEFIKAMKDIFG; encoded by the coding sequence ATGTATCTAAAGAGACTGGAAAACTTAAAAGCATACAAAACTGAGACTACACCTTGTAAAGTAAAGCTATCTTCAAACGAAAGTCCCTTTGATTTATCAGATGAACTAAAAGAAAGAATAAAAGAAGAGATTGTTAAAATAAACTTTCAAAGGTATCCAGACCCCCACGCAAAAGAGTTAAAAGAGGCTCTATCTGACTTTATATCTTCTGAGGAAGGAGTAGAAGTATCTCCTGAGAATCTTGTTTTAGGAAATGGGTCAGATGAAATTATACACCTTTTGATAACAGTTATAGGAGATTTAAAAAATCCAGTGATGTATCCAGTTCCTACATTTCCTATGTACCAAGTCTCAAGTGATGTTGTAGGAAGACCAAAGGCAGAGTTTTTTTTAGATGACAACTTCCAGCTTACAGAAGAGAGTATAGAAGAAGGTTTGAAACAAAATCCTCATATCGCATTTTTTGCATCTCCAAACAATCCAACAGGAAACAGCTTTGACAAAAACTTAATTATGAAGGTAATTGAAAAGGGCATATTTACCGTTATAGATGAGGCTTACATACACTTTTCTGATAAAGAAAATTTCTTGAAACAGGCTCTTGAGTATGAAAATGTGGTAGTTTTAAGGACTATGTCTAAAGTAGGACTTGCTTCTATAAGACTTGGCTACATGATAGGGAAAAAGGAAGTAGCAGCTGCCATAGATAAGGCAAGACTTCCTTTTAACATTACCTACCCTACACAAGTTATAGGTAAAGTAGTTTTAACACAAGGAAGACAAGAGTTGAAAAATCAGATAGAAAATGTAAAACGAGAAAGAGAAAGAGTTATAAATGAGGTCTCCAAAATATCAGCTGTAAAGGTTTACCCTTCAGATGCTAACTTTTTCTTAATGAAAACTCCCGACGCAAACAAAACCCACCAAGAACTGATTAAAAGAGGTGTCCTTACACGGAATATGTCTCATCTACCTAAAATGGAAAACTGTATAAGAGTATCCATCGGTAAAAAAGAAGAAAACGACGAATTTATTAAGGCTATGAAAGATATATTTGGGTAA
- a CDS encoding response regulator transcription factor: MKVLLVEDNIGLNASLKEILELNGYIVDGAFDADEALNFLQNSFYDVIILDVMLPDIDGFTLLKLIREKGIKTPVIMLTAKDQLRDKVKGLELGADDYITKPFEVEELLARIKAVARRSSVEKSDVVKIDDLEVDLSSRKVKKDGKEIDLTPKLFCILEQLVRNRGKIVTYEMLYSKCWEITEVPSNETLRANIKLLRKLIDPEKKIIKTISGVGYRID, encoded by the coding sequence ATGAAAGTTCTTTTAGTAGAAGACAATATAGGACTTAACGCATCATTAAAAGAAATTTTAGAGTTAAATGGTTATATAGTAGATGGAGCTTTTGATGCAGATGAAGCTCTCAACTTTTTACAAAACTCGTTTTACGATGTTATAATCCTTGACGTTATGCTTCCTGATATAGATGGTTTTACACTACTAAAACTTATCAGAGAAAAGGGAATAAAAACACCTGTTATAATGCTAACGGCAAAAGACCAGTTAAGAGACAAAGTAAAAGGATTAGAACTTGGAGCTGACGATTACATAACAAAACCTTTTGAAGTAGAAGAACTACTTGCAAGGATAAAGGCAGTAGCAAGAAGGTCTTCTGTTGAAAAATCTGATGTAGTAAAGATAGATGATTTAGAGGTAGATCTGTCTTCAAGAAAAGTTAAGAAAGATGGAAAAGAAATAGACCTAACTCCAAAACTTTTCTGCATTTTAGAACAACTTGTAAGAAACAGAGGAAAAATAGTAACTTACGAGATGCTTTACAGTAAATGTTGGGAGATAACAGAAGTTCCTTCAAATGAAACACTTAGAGCAAACATAAAACTCCTTAGAAAACTGATAGACCCGGAAAAGAAAATAATAAAGACTATATCTGGAGTAGGGTACAGGATTGATTAA
- a CDS encoding S1C family serine protease: MDSDVIKYRLKLIVLTIILLSVLSSCEKKKEKDVYERLQERVEGVIKDTTPSIVTIFTKPKQNQQILFKDFEDESVGSGFVFKKTQTYIYIATNAHVIEKANQVFVRFYNDRVMKAEIVGIDNPTDIAVLRLKLNHLNKNVKTLQFENIENVRPGMFVLAAGSPYNLGHTYTFGIVSALDREVGISEIEGYIQTDAAINPGDSGGPLLNLDGKVVGMNIATVQSGQGLGFAIPSDVVNDVVNQLIKYGKVSRGYIGITIADLSEELKEKMDIDQGVIVLKVKKKSPADESGIKEGDIITKFNGNLIRNSKDFKKMFRRVKPGDMIEFEVISNKNVKTITVVAQEKS, translated from the coding sequence ATGGACAGTGATGTTATAAAGTATAGATTAAAACTCATTGTTTTAACAATTATATTATTATCCGTTCTATCATCATGTGAAAAGAAAAAAGAAAAAGACGTTTACGAAAGACTTCAAGAAAGAGTAGAAGGTGTAATAAAAGATACAACCCCCTCTATCGTTACAATATTCACAAAGCCTAAACAAAATCAACAAATCTTATTTAAAGATTTTGAGGACGAGTCTGTAGGTTCTGGATTTGTTTTTAAAAAAACTCAAACTTATATATACATTGCAACAAATGCCCACGTTATAGAAAAAGCTAACCAAGTTTTTGTAAGGTTTTATAACGATAGGGTAATGAAAGCTGAAATTGTAGGGATTGATAATCCTACAGACATAGCAGTCTTAAGGTTAAAGTTAAACCATTTAAATAAAAATGTAAAAACTTTGCAGTTTGAGAATATTGAAAATGTAAGACCCGGTATGTTTGTATTAGCAGCTGGTAGCCCTTACAACTTAGGACATACTTACACATTTGGTATAGTATCAGCTTTAGACAGAGAAGTAGGTATATCTGAGATTGAAGGGTACATTCAGACAGATGCAGCGATAAACCCGGGGGACTCAGGAGGACCTTTACTAAACTTAGATGGAAAAGTGGTAGGTATGAATATAGCAACTGTTCAGTCGGGACAAGGACTTGGGTTTGCTATACCTTCTGATGTTGTAAATGATGTTGTAAATCAGCTTATAAAGTACGGTAAAGTCTCAAGGGGATACATAGGAATAACGATAGCAGACTTATCAGAAGAGTTAAAAGAAAAGATGGACATTGATCAAGGTGTAATAGTCTTAAAAGTAAAGAAAAAAAGCCCAGCTGACGAATCTGGAATAAAAGAAGGAGATATAATAACAAAATTTAACGGAAACTTAATAAGAAATTCAAAAGATTTTAAGAAGATGTTTAGAAGAGTTAAACCCGGAGATATGATAGAGTTTGAAGTAATATCTAATAAGAATGTAAAGACTATTACTGTTGTAGCTCAAGAGAAAAGTTAG
- a CDS encoding sensor histidine kinase, translating to MINFLSKLDEIDKIRIKITAFLIFISSIIVFMLSLSIYLTYENQKFVEIEDKLKSKLFEILPILDQDLGKVLQVDLEEGTFLCVYILDTQKKLCINKINGISYNFSNFDKNNLDITVGTKVVENFYQIGYFHKSSKEYYIRIGQNINKVNEDLKKLRNSIILSSIAVIFLSGFLAFSVSGRLLEPIKKQKTNLEHTLSIISHDLKTPISVINTNLYIMKQKNFQSIENNLKQIEKNLDYIKNIISNVDALRDVSTKDLEDINISNLIDDILKKFDLKLKEKEISYEIQKEEDLVVKANKIDLDVCFTNLIDNAIKYNVKNGQIIIKVSKNKVSISNTGKPIKDIKKIFEKFYREDLSGTTEGLGLGLSIVYNICKKYNWKIKVEIDEKLNTFTIEFI from the coding sequence TTGATTAACTTTTTAAGTAAGTTAGACGAAATAGATAAAATAAGAATAAAAATAACAGCTTTTCTTATATTCATATCCTCTATCATAGTTTTTATGCTTTCACTTTCTATCTATTTAACATACGAAAACCAAAAGTTTGTTGAGATAGAAGACAAGTTAAAAAGTAAACTTTTTGAGATTCTACCCATCTTAGACCAAGACTTAGGAAAAGTTTTACAGGTAGATTTAGAAGAAGGAACATTTTTATGTGTATACATATTAGATACTCAAAAAAAATTATGCATAAATAAAATAAACGGAATAAGCTACAACTTTTCTAACTTTGATAAAAACAATCTTGATATAACCGTAGGAACTAAAGTAGTAGAAAACTTTTATCAAATAGGATACTTTCATAAATCATCTAAAGAGTACTATATAAGAATAGGTCAGAATATAAACAAAGTTAATGAAGACTTAAAGAAGCTTAGGAACTCTATAATATTATCATCAATAGCAGTTATTTTTCTATCTGGATTTTTAGCCTTTTCTGTATCTGGAAGGCTTCTTGAACCTATAAAAAAACAGAAAACTAACTTAGAACACACACTTAGCATTATTTCTCACGATTTGAAAACACCTATATCTGTAATCAATACAAATCTTTACATTATGAAGCAAAAAAATTTCCAAAGCATAGAAAATAATCTAAAGCAGATTGAGAAAAATTTAGATTATATTAAAAATATCATTTCCAACGTAGATGCCCTAAGAGATGTTTCTACAAAAGATTTAGAAGACATAAATATCTCTAATTTAATTGATGATATCTTAAAAAAATTTGATTTAAAACTAAAAGAAAAAGAAATATCATACGAAATACAAAAAGAAGAAGATTTAGTTGTAAAGGCAAATAAAATAGATTTAGATGTATGTTTTACAAACCTAATAGATAACGCAATAAAGTATAACGTAAAAAACGGTCAAATAATTATAAAAGTATCAAAAAATAAAGTCTCAATATCAAATACAGGAAAACCAATTAAAGATATAAAAAAGATTTTTGAAAAGTTCTACAGAGAAGACTTATCTGGAACAACGGAAGGTTTAGGTCTTGGTTTGTCTATAGTATACAATATATGTAAAAAGTACAACTGGAAAATAAAAGTAGAAATAGATGAAAAGCTAAATACTTTTACAATTGAATTTATTTGA
- a CDS encoding CBS domain-containing protein: MQVVILDEGSDLDAFSSAYGLTLLFPDTYIILPNSYDYKLRKTLEIFQDRVKQKILKKQEVDFSKVKKAFVVDSQTIPDLDIPIEIFDHHPKKDLKNKNIKIYIYKTGSLSTIIVEKIKKQKVKLDTEDATILALGIYEDTGGFKFLGTTSRDLKAYNYLLNIGIDLVKLKYIVSDTFDLEDSEVLREIIKNVETLPVENKKVLISNLIRKYSKDVAWILKYVKPFEEADAYFLVINQKSKKTIIGRSKDKDIDLSKIMSQLDGGGHPFAASTTIVGFDYNEIKNFLTYLISGKDKTISQFIKNDLPVVESNLSLNQVKSVMGRYKYVVVLQSGKYAGILTDKIINNAIKHGLKDEKAITFTEDFITLNPNTTFLQLLKLTSNYETDIFPVVEKGFYKGVIYKKDIVNTLAGLSDDKPLFNLSSKVKTVNYLERLKRFFPKDVLDLLKDIGQFSEKLGYKSFIIGGVVRDIVLGKQSLDIDIIVEGSAIDLIKRYAKENNLTYHVYPEFMTGNIVFPNGLKLDFATARKEEYDSPGSYPKVEKATLFEDLYRRDFTINTLAIEITYSNFGKLIDYFNGLVDIKEKRIRILHTLSFVEDPIRILRALRFAGRLEFKLEKKTESLLKHAVEKDLLNFAPTGRINLELNLTFKEEKVLDILKLMDKYKVLYKLFGITLDKEKEKLLVKLQDNFLILKEILNTDFPTSSNYLYVLLSNYPQEIVYNLLKKYHFEKEAKYIDEFLSAFKIVKESQNKYTLYRILKSFNKEFLPALMSFLDSNKFKGIIDVLKKEKNPLIKGEDLIELGLKPSPEFKTILEDIFVKYLNDQFKNKEEAVSYIKNKYLKEVK, from the coding sequence TTGCAAGTTGTAATTTTAGATGAAGGGTCAGACTTAGACGCTTTTTCATCTGCTTACGGTTTGACGCTACTTTTTCCAGATACTTACATAATCCTTCCAAACAGTTATGACTACAAACTAAGAAAAACTTTAGAAATTTTTCAAGATAGAGTTAAACAAAAAATTTTAAAAAAGCAAGAAGTAGATTTTTCAAAAGTTAAAAAAGCTTTTGTAGTTGACAGTCAGACTATTCCAGACTTAGACATTCCTATTGAGATTTTTGACCACCATCCTAAAAAAGACTTAAAAAATAAAAACATCAAAATCTATATTTACAAAACAGGTTCTTTATCTACCATTATAGTAGAAAAAATAAAAAAACAGAAAGTAAAGTTAGACACTGAAGATGCAACAATCTTAGCTTTGGGAATATACGAAGATACAGGAGGGTTTAAATTTTTAGGAACTACCAGTAGAGATTTAAAAGCTTACAACTACCTTTTAAATATTGGAATTGATTTAGTTAAGTTAAAGTATATAGTGTCTGATACTTTTGATTTAGAAGACTCAGAAGTATTAAGGGAAATCATAAAAAACGTTGAAACATTACCTGTAGAAAATAAAAAAGTTTTAATATCTAACCTTATAAGAAAGTACAGTAAAGATGTTGCTTGGATTTTGAAGTATGTAAAACCTTTTGAAGAAGCTGACGCCTACTTTTTAGTTATAAATCAAAAATCAAAAAAAACTATTATCGGAAGGTCAAAGGATAAAGATATAGACCTAAGTAAAATAATGTCCCAACTTGATGGAGGAGGACATCCTTTTGCAGCTTCTACTACTATTGTAGGCTTTGATTACAACGAAATAAAAAACTTCTTAACATACCTAATATCAGGTAAAGATAAAACCATATCCCAGTTTATAAAAAACGACCTTCCAGTTGTAGAGTCAAACTTAAGTTTAAATCAAGTAAAATCAGTTATGGGTAGGTATAAGTATGTAGTTGTTTTACAGTCAGGAAAGTATGCAGGAATACTTACAGATAAGATAATAAACAACGCTATAAAACACGGTTTAAAAGACGAAAAGGCAATTACCTTTACAGAAGACTTTATAACCCTAAACCCTAACACAACTTTCCTCCAGCTTCTAAAACTTACATCAAATTACGAAACAGACATCTTTCCAGTTGTAGAAAAAGGATTTTACAAAGGAGTTATATACAAAAAAGATATTGTAAACACCTTAGCAGGATTAAGTGATGATAAACCCTTATTTAACTTGTCTTCAAAAGTTAAAACGGTTAACTACTTAGAAAGACTAAAAAGGTTCTTTCCTAAAGATGTGTTGGATTTACTAAAAGATATAGGACAGTTTTCAGAGAAGTTAGGATACAAGTCTTTTATAATAGGAGGAGTTGTAAGGGACATAGTTTTAGGAAAACAAAGTTTAGACATAGATATAATAGTTGAAGGTTCTGCAATAGACCTTATAAAAAGGTATGCAAAAGAAAACAACTTAACCTATCACGTTTATCCAGAGTTTATGACAGGAAATATAGTTTTTCCAAATGGTTTAAAGCTTGATTTTGCAACTGCAAGAAAAGAAGAATATGACTCACCAGGTTCATACCCTAAAGTAGAAAAAGCAACTCTCTTTGAAGACCTCTACAGAAGAGACTTTACAATAAACACACTGGCAATAGAGATAACCTACTCAAACTTTGGAAAGCTTATAGATTATTTTAATGGTCTTGTAGATATAAAAGAAAAAAGAATTAGAATACTACATACACTTAGCTTTGTAGAAGACCCTATCAGGATTTTAAGGGCTTTAAGGTTTGCTGGAAGACTGGAATTTAAGTTAGAAAAAAAGACAGAAAGCCTTTTAAAGCACGCCGTAGAAAAAGACCTTTTGAACTTTGCACCTACAGGAAGGATAAACTTAGAGTTAAACCTAACTTTTAAAGAAGAAAAGGTTTTAGATATACTAAAACTGATGGATAAGTACAAAGTTTTATATAAACTATTTGGAATTACGTTAGACAAAGAAAAAGAAAAACTCCTTGTTAAACTCCAAGACAACTTTTTAATATTAAAAGAGATTTTAAATACAGACTTTCCTACTTCTTCTAACTACCTGTATGTACTTTTATCAAACTACCCCCAAGAGATAGTTTACAATCTTTTAAAAAAATATCACTTTGAGAAAGAGGCTAAATACATAGATGAGTTTCTATCAGCTTTTAAAATAGTAAAAGAATCTCAAAACAAGTACACTTTATATAGAATATTAAAATCTTTCAATAAAGAGTTTTTACCAGCTTTAATGTCCTTTTTAGACAGTAATAAATTTAAAGGCATAATAGATGTACTGAAAAAAGAAAAAAATCCCCTAATAAAAGGAGAAGACCTTATTGAACTTGGATTAAAACCTTCTCCTGAATTTAAGACTATATTAGAAGATATTTTTGTAAAATATTTAAATGACCAATTTAAAAACAAAGAAGAGGCTGTATCTTATATTAAGAATAAATATTTGAAAGAGGTTAAGTAG
- the upp gene encoding uracil phosphoribosyltransferase, which translates to MERVFVVDNSILQNSLTKIRDKDLKPSLVRKHLSIIGKVLLIEALKNEDIKLKRIETWFTMDNFPVINEDDYVIVPILRAGLPMMEGCLEVLEDAKVGFLAIKRNEETLESKVFYERLPELENKTVIITDPMVATGGSLIKAIEIIKSKNPKKIISLNVIASKEGLERVSKFKDVFFYIGAVDPILNDKGYIVPGIGDAGDRCFNTL; encoded by the coding sequence ATGGAACGCGTTTTTGTTGTTGACAATTCTATATTACAAAACTCTCTTACAAAAATAAGAGATAAAGATTTAAAACCATCTTTAGTAAGAAAACATTTATCTATTATTGGAAAAGTTTTACTAATAGAAGCTCTAAAAAATGAAGATATTAAATTAAAACGGATAGAAACTTGGTTTACAATGGATAATTTTCCCGTTATAAACGAAGATGATTATGTAATAGTCCCAATCTTGAGAGCAGGACTGCCTATGATGGAAGGTTGTTTAGAAGTATTAGAAGATGCAAAAGTCGGCTTTCTTGCTATTAAGAGAAATGAAGAAACTTTAGAAAGTAAAGTTTTCTATGAAAGACTCCCAGAGTTGGAAAATAAGACAGTTATCATAACCGATCCAATGGTAGCAACGGGAGGATCCCTTATAAAAGCTATAGAAATAATAAAATCAAAAAATCCAAAAAAGATAATATCCCTTAACGTGATAGCATCAAAAGAAGGATTAGAAAGAGTATCCAAATTTAAAGATGTTTTTTTTTACATAGGAGCTGTAGATCCTATACTTAACGATAAAGGTTATATAGTTCCCGGAATAGGAGACGCAGGGGATAGGTGTTTTAATACATTATGA
- the secF gene encoding protein translocase subunit SecF yields MRNFLVEAPNIDFLKIRKIGYLISFSLLVISLFLFFTKGFNLGLDFTGGTSVQVKFNQPVKISDIRPLLKEVKLDDALIQEVGTEKKEIEIRVSTKKGSSSMVVENIKKALDGKYKGQYEIRKIEFIDALVGSEMARASIYSIAFVFLGILLFVGYRYEPLFAIAAVIPLFHDAIITLGLFSLIGREIDLTVVAAILTVLGYSLNDTIIVFDRIRENIKQRGKKNLRTIINKSINENLGRTIITSGTSLFSVLALYFFGGESLNSFALALLIGIVFGTYSSIYVAAPLILEVENLLRSRVKKEQLSGV; encoded by the coding sequence ATGAGAAACTTTTTAGTTGAAGCACCGAATATAGATTTTCTTAAAATTAGAAAAATTGGCTACTTAATCTCATTTTCACTACTTGTTATCAGTCTTTTTTTATTTTTTACAAAAGGGTTTAACTTAGGACTTGACTTTACAGGTGGAACTTCTGTACAGGTAAAGTTTAATCAACCTGTAAAGATATCAGATATAAGACCACTTTTAAAAGAAGTAAAACTTGACGACGCTTTAATTCAAGAAGTTGGAACAGAAAAGAAAGAGATAGAGATAAGAGTCTCTACAAAAAAAGGAAGTTCTTCTATGGTAGTAGAAAATATAAAGAAAGCTCTTGATGGAAAGTATAAAGGTCAGTACGAGATAAGAAAGATTGAGTTTATAGATGCTTTAGTAGGTAGTGAGATGGCAAGAGCCTCTATATACTCTATTGCATTTGTTTTCTTAGGAATACTTCTTTTTGTAGGATACAGGTATGAACCTTTATTTGCTATTGCAGCAGTTATACCTCTCTTTCACGACGCTATAATAACTCTTGGACTTTTTTCGTTAATTGGTAGAGAGATAGACTTAACAGTTGTCGCTGCTATTTTAACTGTTTTGGGATACTCCTTAAACGATACGATAATAGTTTTTGACAGAATAAGAGAAAATATTAAACAAAGAGGAAAGAAAAATTTACGCACTATAATAAACAAAAGTATAAATGAAAACTTAGGAAGAACTATAATAACTTCTGGCACATCTTTATTCTCAGTTTTAGCACTTTACTTTTTTGGTGGAGAATCTTTAAACAGTTTTGCACTGGCTCTTTTAATAGGTATAGTCTTTGGAACTTACTCTTCAATATACGTTGCAGCTCCTTTAATATTAGAAGTTGAGAATCTACTTAGGTCAAGGGTAAAAAAAGAACAACTATCAGGAGTGTAA
- a CDS encoding DUF3149 domain-containing protein, whose product MEMYVLFLILFTLGMVAYVVYFVKKSKEELAGKVEEISCKIDPLVQKISGEKYVCKDDAIEFQTEEKK is encoded by the coding sequence ATGGAAATGTATGTTCTGTTTCTAATTCTTTTTACTTTAGGTATGGTTGCTTATGTTGTTTACTTTGTTAAAAAATCAAAAGAGGAATTAGCTGGAAAAGTTGAAGAAATCTCATGTAAGATTGATCCCCTTGTTCAGAAGATAAGTGGTGAAAAGTATGTATGTAAAGATGACGCTATAGAATTTCAAACTGAAGAGAAAAAATAA
- a CDS encoding sigma-70 family RNA polymerase sigma factor has translation MRKFNYEEGVEYYIRSIYKIPLLTPEQEKEILEKIKLGDKEAFQKLILSNLRFVINIAKRYAGYGIPLQDLISAGNIGLIEAAKRFDPSKGVKFISYAIWWIKQSIINTLSQEGDIIRKPTKIQSLFQKISNAYFYLKDSLNREPSVDEIHSFLLREGLEVEKDTIENYLFFNQHFISLDEPILSQDEDIHLSDTISNSGTEDIERKLIDEDILKFIDELLDTLSPREKQILIHRFGLYGEEPKTLKEVGNIVGISRERVRQIEIRLLKKLRKLATKRKIEDLIR, from the coding sequence ATGAGAAAATTTAACTATGAAGAAGGCGTTGAATATTACATAAGATCAATATATAAAATCCCTCTTTTAACACCTGAGCAAGAAAAAGAAATCCTTGAGAAAATAAAGTTAGGGGATAAAGAGGCCTTCCAAAAGTTAATTCTTTCAAACTTAAGGTTTGTGATAAACATAGCAAAAAGATATGCAGGCTATGGAATACCTCTACAGGATTTAATCTCAGCAGGAAACATAGGTTTAATAGAAGCTGCCAAAAGGTTTGACCCTTCTAAAGGTGTAAAGTTTATATCTTACGCTATATGGTGGATAAAACAGTCAATTATAAACACCCTAAGCCAAGAAGGAGATATAATAAGAAAACCTACTAAAATCCAGAGTTTATTTCAAAAAATTAGTAATGCTTACTTCTATCTAAAAGATTCTCTAAACAGAGAGCCAAGTGTTGATGAAATTCATTCTTTTCTTTTAAGAGAAGGTTTAGAAGTAGAAAAAGATACAATTGAAAATTATCTTTTTTTCAACCAACATTTTATCAGTTTAGATGAACCTATTTTAAGTCAAGATGAAGATATTCATCTATCAGACACCATATCTAATTCAGGAACGGAAGATATAGAAAGGAAGTTAATAGATGAAGATATTTTAAAATTTATTGACGAGCTGTTAGATACACTATCTCCAAGAGAAAAACAGATATTGATACATAGGTTTGGCTTATACGGTGAAGAGCCTAAGACATTAAAAGAAGTGGGAAATATAGTAGGTATATCAAGGGAAAGAGTAAGACAGATAGAGATAAGACTTTTAAAGAAGTTGAGAAAGTTAGCCACAAAAAGAAAAATAGAGGACTTAATCAGATAA
- the secD gene encoding protein translocase subunit SecD, producing the protein MGLKVDAKIKLLVIFLVLVGSIYVMMTKTPKLGLDLQGGISITLKVDIDKVIKDQYLNVAKDIEKKFKENNIELLSSKLENDTLKLILLDPTKIDKAVEVLKKEFPQLVVESSQDSITVRFTDWELNRIKTQTMKQAVETLRNRIDQFGTLSANIAQKGKDRILVEIPGVIDIERAKAIIGKTAQLELKEVVDSAYSKEELLKKYPNGIPDDLELLEGQEEVVNGQTVKEWFLVKKTPVITGAMLKDARTALDQGGNPAVNFELTSEGAEIFGEATQKMIGKRLAIVLDGKVMSAPVIRSRITSSGQITGRFSTEEANDLAVILRAGALPAPVSIVEESVIGPTLGKESIDKTLMAGIVSFTLVGLFMIYRYALSGFVAVIALVFNLMLLWVAMLLFDITLTLPGIAGIILNIGMGVDGNVVIFERIKEELHQGKTLRVSLEEGFKKGFQAIFDSHVTVIIAALALLEFGNAPLKGFAATLSIGTFINLFTAVFLTKMMLDFTIGGKKYLKYAI; encoded by the coding sequence ATGGGCTTGAAAGTTGATGCGAAAATAAAACTGTTGGTAATCTTTTTAGTTTTAGTTGGATCTATTTATGTTATGATGACTAAAACACCTAAACTTGGTTTAGACCTACAAGGAGGAATAAGTATTACTCTTAAAGTTGATATAGACAAAGTTATAAAAGACCAGTACTTAAACGTGGCAAAAGATATAGAAAAAAAATTTAAAGAAAATAATATAGAACTTTTAAGCTCAAAATTAGAAAATGATACTTTAAAGCTTATCCTTTTAGACCCTACAAAAATAGATAAAGCAGTAGAAGTCTTAAAAAAAGAGTTTCCACAACTTGTAGTTGAAAGCTCGCAAGACAGTATAACAGTTAGATTTACAGATTGGGAATTAAATAGAATAAAAACCCAAACAATGAAACAAGCTGTAGAGACTTTAAGAAACAGGATAGACCAGTTTGGTACGTTATCCGCTAACATAGCTCAAAAAGGAAAAGATAGGATATTAGTGGAAATACCCGGAGTAATAGATATAGAAAGGGCAAAAGCTATAATAGGAAAAACTGCTCAACTTGAGTTAAAAGAAGTTGTAGATTCTGCCTATTCAAAGGAGGAACTCCTTAAAAAGTATCCAAATGGTATACCAGATGATTTGGAACTTTTAGAAGGTCAGGAAGAGGTTGTTAACGGTCAAACAGTAAAAGAGTGGTTTTTAGTTAAAAAGACTCCGGTAATAACTGGAGCAATGTTAAAAGATGCAAGGACTGCATTAGATCAAGGAGGAAACCCTGCAGTTAACTTTGAACTAACTTCGGAAGGAGCTGAGATTTTTGGAGAAGCAACTCAAAAGATGATAGGTAAAAGACTTGCTATAGTCCTTGACGGTAAAGTAATGTCAGCTCCTGTTATAAGGTCAAGAATAACGTCTTCAGGACAGATAACTGGAAGATTTTCAACAGAGGAAGCAAATGACCTTGCTGTAATCTTAAGAGCAGGAGCTTTACCTGCGCCTGTCAGTATAGTAGAAGAAAGTGTTATAGGTCCCACATTAGGAAAAGAATCTATAGATAAAACATTAATGGCAGGTATAGTTTCATTTACCTTAGTTGGTCTTTTTATGATCTACAGGTACGCTTTATCAGGTTTTGTAGCTGTGATTGCTTTAGTATTTAACTTAATGCTACTGTGGGTTGCTATGCTTTTATTTGATATTACATTAACATTACCTGGTATTGCTGGAATTATTTTAAACATTGGTATGGGTGTTGACGGAAACGTTGTAATATTTGAAAGGATAAAAGAGGAACTCCATCAGGGAAAAACCCTTAGAGTTTCGTTAGAAGAAGGTTTCAAAAAGGGTTTCCAAGCTATATTTGATTCCCACGTAACAGTTATAATAGCTGCTCTTGCACTTTTAGAGTTTGGAAATGCACCTTTAAAAGGGTTTGCTGCAACGTTATCAATAGGTACATTTATAAACCTGTTTACAGCTGTATTTTTAACTAAGATGATGCTTGACTTTACGATCGGTGGTAAAAAATACCTAAAGTACGCTATATAA